One window of the Xiphophorus hellerii strain 12219 chromosome 15, Xiphophorus_hellerii-4.1, whole genome shotgun sequence genome contains the following:
- the mgat2 gene encoding alpha-1,6-mannosyl-glycoprotein 2-beta-N-acetylglucosaminyltransferase, with product MRFRIYKRKVVILTLVVVICGLAFWSSGRQKKNITLQFSKEFPKEFEAVKRSSSSSSSGSLNNHIQLQATPAVSRAPVPPPVIQVNGTHLDNAKDKAKINKPEVDNATLVYRGIVFQLNFDQTIRNEEKYKTRQKDDLVVVVQVHNRPDYLKLLVDSLRKARGVESILLIFSHDYWSPEINKVVASVDFCQVLQIFFPFSIQLYPQEFPGNDPRDCPRDIPKKDALKLGCINAEYPDSFGHYREAKFSQTKHHWWWKLHFVWDRVRALKDHQGLVLLIEEDHYLSPDFIHLLKLMKALRREQCTDCDILSLGSYSHIGYSSKANKVEVKAWKSTEHNMGMALSRETYHKLIQCTDTFCTYDDYNWDWSLQHLTVACLPSYWKVMVSEAPRIFHAGDCGMHHKKASCMPISQKTKIENILQSSGNQLFPKNLLITKRLPANGAGGVAPHVKNGGWGDIRDHELCKSYVRLQ from the coding sequence ATGAGATTCCGAATCTACAAGAGGAAGGTGGTGATACTGACTCTGGTGGTTGTTATCTGTGGCCTAGCTTTTTGGAGCAGCGGAaggcaaaaaaagaacataactCTTCAATTCTCCAAGGAGTTCCCCAAGGAATTTGAGGCTGTGaaaaggagcagcagcagcagcagcagtggcagCCTCAACAATCACATCCAGTTGCAAGCCACTCCTGCAGTTAGCCGTGCACCTGTCCCGCCACCCGTTATCCAAGTGAACGGCACGCACCTGGACAATGCAAAGGATAAAGCCAAAATTAACAAGCCAGAGGTGGACAACGCCACTCTCGTCTATCGCGGTATCGTCTTCCAGCTGAATTTTGACCAGACGATAAGAAACGAAGAGAAGTACAAGACTCGGCAGAAAGATGATCTGGTCGTGGTAGTTCAGGTCCACAACCGACCCGACTACCTGAAGCTGTTGGTGGATAGCCTGCGAAAGGCCAGGGGAGTGGAGAGCATATTGCTGATATTCAGCCATGACTACTGGTCTCCGGAGATAAACAAAGTGGTGGCCTCTGTTGACTTCTGTCAAGTCCTTCAGATTTTCTTCCCCTTCAGCATTCAGCTCTACCCCCAAGAATTCCCGGGGAACGACCCTAGGGACTGCCCAAGAGATATTCCCAAAAAAGACGCCTTAAAACTCGGATGCATCAATGCAGAGTACCCGGACTCCTTCGGCCACTACCGCGAGGCAAAGTTCTCCCAAACCAAGCACCACTGGTGGTGGAAGCTGCACTTCGTCTGGGACAGAGTGAGAGCGCTCAAAGACCACCAAGGACTGGTTCTGCTCATAGAGGAAGACCACTATCTGTCGCCAGACTTTATCCACCTTTTAAAGCTGATGAAAGCTCTCAGAAGGGAGCAGTGCACCGATTGCGACATCCTGTCCCTCGGGAGCTACAGCCACATCGGCTACTCCAGCAAAGCGAACAAGGTGGAGGTGAAGGCGTGGAAGTCGACGGAGCACAACATGGGAATGGCTCTGAGCAGAGAGACGTACCACAAGCTCATCCAATGCACCGACACGTTCTGCACTTACGACGACTACAACTGGGACTGGTCCCTGCAGCACCTGACTGTGGCCTGCTTGCCCTCCTACTGGAAGGTCATGGTGAGCGAGGCGCCCAGGATCTTTCACGCCGGGGACTGCGGCATGCACCACAAGAAGGCCTCCTGCATGCCCATCAGCCAGAAGACAAAGATCGAAAACATCCTACAGAGCAGCGGGAACCAGCTGTTCCCCAAAAACCTCCTGATCACAAAGAGACTGCCAGCTAATGGCGCCGGAGGAGTGGCCCCGCATGTGAAAAATGGGGGCTGGGGAGACATCAGGGATCATGAACTCTGCAAGAGTTATGTTCGATTACAGTGA